Proteins from one Sabethes cyaneus chromosome 2, idSabCyanKW18_F2, whole genome shotgun sequence genomic window:
- the LOC128736773 gene encoding serine protease 1-like, which yields MKTLILISFLLTVVYAVSPKQQERISNGQTASPFDFPSAVGILISGTSSHFCGGVLISTRFILTAAVCVSGTNTLTVLAGASDMTEIVEVIPVLNIPSHIIIHPDYSSFFNRNDLAIIQLSRPAELGNYVQLANLPRRYHTMFTFNGWNSTIVGWGNTGNRDNEPLPLNDLQFAHGAVISNTVCGLSHSFIRDGHICTGTDDGGPCDGDEGGPIYADVDGEKLVIGIHSFHFSGIRGCDRGRSAVNTRLTEYLDWIGENTDVEILN from the exons ATGAAAACATTGATTTTGATTAGCTTTCTGCTGACTGTTGTGTACGCCGTTTCTCCGAAACAGCAGGAACGGATTAGCAATGGACAAACGGCTTCCCCGTTCGACTTTCCGTCGGCTGTTGGAATACTGATTTCTGGAACGTCTTCGCACTTCTGTGGAGGAGTTCTGATTTCAACGAGGTTTATTCTCACGGCTGCAGTGTGTGTCTCTGG CACAAACACTTTGACGGTGCTGGCTGGTGCCAGCGATATGACCGAGATAGTTGAGGTGATCCCGGTATTGAACATTCCGTCGCATATCATAATACATCCTGATTACAGTTCGTTCTTCAATCGGAACGATCTAGCTATCATTCAGCTGTCTCGTCCAGCGGAACTAGGGAACTACGTGCAGTTGGCGAACCTGCCAAGACGGTATCATACGATGTTTACGTTTAATGGATGGAACAGTACAATCGTAGGTTGGGGCAACACCGGAAACAGGGATAATGAGCCATTGCCCTTGAATGATTTGCAGTTTGCTCACGGAGCCGTAATATCCAATACCGTCTGCGGCTTGTCGCATAGTTTCATTAGGGATGGTCATATCTGTACTGGAACCGATGATGGCGGTCCCTGTGAT GGCGACGAAGGAGGTCCCATCTATGCTGACGTTGATGGCGAGAAGCTTGTTATTGGTATTCACTCCTTCCATTTCTCCGGCATTCGTGGATGTGACCGTGGTCGTTCGGCGGTTAATACCCGCTTGACCGAATACCTGGACTGGATAGGCGAAAATACTGATGttgaaattttgaattaa
- the LOC128736771 gene encoding trypsin-like, which produces MRALRHILVLTLTVVTVTAVFPPVPARSQRISGGTIASPTDIPWAAGVIIHGGTSGHDFCSGVLISSRFVLTSADCVSGANTMTVALDAADFHSIGTLIGVSNVLIHPNYSSLLNRDDIAILTLNSDAPINDSTIIPVQMPRRSDVGKSFTDWVATTAGWGNTGNRDNEPIPTQHLQFATDTVSSNLSCQLSHTWVRSTHICVATNNGGPCDGDEGGPVTVREAGRVVLIGIHSFHFSGIRGCDRGRSAVNTRITEYLDWIEANTDVTIAA; this is translated from the exons ATGCGAGCGCTGAGGCATATCCTAGTTTTAACACTGACGGTGGTAACTGTCACGGCAGTTTTCCCTCCCGTTCCCGCCAGATCGCAACGTATCTCCGGAGGAACCATCGCATCACCAACCGACATTCCATGGGCAGCCGGTGTGATCATCCACGGTGGAACTTCCGGGCATGATTTTTGTAGTGGCGTGCTGATCTCCAGCCGTTTTGTGCTAACTTCAGCCGATTGTGTTTCAGG GGCAAACACTATGACTGTTGCACTGGATGCCGCCGACTTTCACAGCATAGGAACACTGATCGGAGTGTCCAATGTTCTGATACATCCGAACTACAGTTCGCTGTTGAATCGAGACGATATCGCCATTCTGACTTTGAATTCGGATGCTCCTATCAATGATAGCACAATCATACCGGTTCAAATGCCACGGCGATCGGATGTTGGTAAGAGCTTTACCGATTGGGTCGCTACGACGGCTGGTTGGGGAAATACCGGAAATCGGGACAATGAACCTATTCCGACTCAGCACCTACAGTTTGCCACGGATACGGTGTCATCCAATCTGTCCTGCCAGCTGTCACACACCTGGGTGCGGAGCACCCACATCTGCGTTGCAACCAACAATGGTGGACCGTGCGAT GGTGACGAAGGAGGTCCGGTAACGGTTCGCGAAGCTGGTCGCGTCGTTTTGATCGGTATCCATTCGTTCCACTTCAGTGGAATTCGCGGTTGCGATCGTGGACGATCGGCGGTCAATACCCGAATCACGGAATATCTGGACTGGATCGAAGCCAATACGGATGTGACGATTGCGGCATAG
- the LOC128738286 gene encoding brachyurin-like — MKTLILLIGVLAAVVATSVDLSKVKRVEELDSFWSQLAPQLQLLRPTRNGSESRIVNGQEAQPGQFPYQALVLTFFADGNSGLCGGTVLTQNFVLTAAHCVVIGTLATHGTAILGAHNRQVQEPTQQRIDFASINVHPSYIASLLRNDIATVRLASPAVFNNVVQPIDLPALSDTRTFAGMTGYISGFGRTSDETGSPASDVVMYTSNPILTNADCQSVWNAIIIQAQNICLSAEGGRSVCNGDSGGPLAIRENGRSLQVGISSLVHASGCASGFPAGFVRITHYLSWIAENSDVVLRN, encoded by the coding sequence ATGAAGACATTGATTCTGTTGATCGGCGTACTAGCCGCGGTGGTTGCCACATCCGTGGACCTCTCCAAAGTAAAACGTGTCGAGGAGTTGGACTCGTTTTGGTCTCAATTGGCACCGCAACTTCAGCTGCTACGTCCCACGCGAAATGGTTCCGAAAGTCGAATCGTCAACGGGCAAGAAGCTCAACCGGGTCAATTTCCCTACCAAGCACTGGTGTTGACCTTCTTCGCGGATGGAAACAGCGGATTGTGTGGTGGAACTGTATTGACGCAAAATTTCGTACTTACTGCTGCTCACTGCGTTGTAATCGGTACTTTGGCCACTCATGGTACTGCGATTCTCGGCGCCCATAATCGCCAAGTGCAGGAACCAACCCAGCAAAGGATCGACTTTGCTTCGATTAACGTTCATCCTAGTTATATCGCATCGCTCCTTCGCAATGACATTGCCACCGTACGCCTTGCCAGTCCTGCCGTATTCAACAATGTTGTACAACCGATTGATCTTCCTGCGCTGTCCGATACCAGAACCTTCGCCGGAATGACCGGCTACATCTCCGGCTTCGGACGGACTTCAGACGAAACGGGATCACCAGCTTCCGATGTGGTGATGTACACCAGCAATCCGATTCTGACCAACGCCGACTGTCAATCGGTTTGGAATGCCATCATTATTCAGGCACAGAACATTTGCCTGTCCGCCGAAGGTGGACGCTCGGTTTGCAATGGGGATTCCGGTGGCCCTCTCGCCATTCGGGAAAATGGACGCAGTCTACAGGTCGGTATCTCTTCGCTGGTACATGCCTCCGGATGTGCGTCCGGTTTTCCGGCTGGATTCGTTCGTATTACCCACTACCTGTCGTGGATTGCTGAGAATTCGGACGTTGTTTTGCGCAATTAA
- the LOC128736768 gene encoding THO complex subunit 4-like, with translation MTDKIGMSLEEIIESQRGGNRGGGSRSGERDGPRPSRTHNRTSGGGQPHSNRGPSAGGGGVLMGRNRGGIQRSKNTRGDVNSAWKHASALKHDLRDRLLAAAELRIGGPVGQGNTKLMVSNLDFSVSESDINELFADCGPLKSASMHYDRSGRSLGTADVVFERRVDAIKAMKQYNGVPLDGRPMSIQLATSDIPSPRVPRLDGGSAPTRSPRRKVSSGPSRGGNRTNHRARVPRQQQRKKTITVEELDAELDAYARDVSP, from the coding sequence ATGACAGACAAAATCGGAATGAGTCTGGAAGAAATCATCGAATCACAGCGTGGCGGTAATCGTGGAGGAGGCTCTCGTTCCGGCGAAAGAGACGGACCAAGACCAAGTCGTACACATAACAGAACATCTGGTGGCGGACAACCACATTCGAATCGTGGTCCCTCAGCTGGTGGCGGCGGTGTCCTAATGGGACGCAACCGAGGCGGAATTCAACGTTCGAAAAACACACGAGGCGATGTAAACAGCGCTTGGAAGCATGCCAGCGCTCTGAAGCATGACTTGCGAGATCGTCTTTTGGCGGCAGCCGAACTTAGAATAGGAGGACCTGTCGGACAGGGCAACACCAAGCTGATGGTATCAAACCTGGACTTCAGCGTATCAGAGTCTGACATAAACGAACTGTTTGCAGATTGTGGACCATTAAAAAGCGCATCAATGCATTATGATCGATCGGGTAGATCACTGGGCACAGCAGACGTTGTGTTCGAACGTCGGGTTGACGCAATAAAAGCAATGAAACAGTACAATGGAGTTCCGTTGGATGGACGGCCGATGAGCATACAACTAGCGACCTCGGATATCCCATCACCTCGCGTGCCTCGGCTGGATGGCGGAAGTGCTCCTACTCGTTCACCACGCAGAAAGGTTAGCAGTGGACCGTCAAGAGGAGGCAACCGAACGAACCATCGAGCTAGAGTTCCCCGCCAGCAGCAACGGAAAAAAACAATAACAGTGGAGGAATTAGATGCTGAACTAGATGCGTACGCTAGAGATGTTAGCCCTTAA
- the LOC128736769 gene encoding collagenase-like, giving the protein MDRQQQQLVRLGLVLAVLVGAVQGLFAPNARIISLPIEENVPIVEPRYVASGRISGGELVQGEDVPYAAGILIQGQTGVRWCGGSLITSTYVLSAANCFAVTPNPISVLLGASDMTNVTEIVPAETLIIHIGYEPQTSQNDIALLQLARAATFGPTVQPVRLPNWRQLQSTFVGQLASVSGWGALWHNAPEILPMNDLRRARLPVITNLACGLRFPGAISESQLCVDADMGSPCSGDQGGPMTVTDPDGNSTLIGVFSYVSILGCNSGWPAVFTRVTPHLQWIQSNSNAVILDDFEF; this is encoded by the exons ATGGATAGGCAACAGCAGCAATTGGTGCGATTAGGTTTGGTTTTGGCCGTCCTGGTCGGTGCGGTTCAGGGTCTGTTCGCACCGAATGCCCGTATTATCAGCCTGCCGATAGAGGAAAACGTGCCAATCGTTGAACCGCGTTACGTTGCGAGTGGCCGAATTTCCGGTGGAGAGCTCGTACAAGGTGAAGATGTTCCGTATGCCGCTGGCATCCTGATTCAGGGACAAACCGGAGTGCGATGGTGTGGAGGATCGCTCATTACCAGCACCTACGTGCTGTCGGCAGCAAATTGTTTTGCGGT AACACCAAATCCCATATCCGTTCTGCTGGGGGCTTCTGATATGACTAATGTCACGGAGATTGTTCCAGCAGAAACGCTGATAATCCACATTGGTTATGAACCCCAAACGAGCCAAAACGATATTGCGTTACTTCAGCTAGCGCGGGCAGCAACTTTTGGAC CGACTGTGCAACCAGTCCGACTGCCCAACTGGCGCCAGCTGCAATCCACATTCGTCGGTCAGCTTGCCAGCGTATCCGGATGGGGTGCTCTCTGGCACAATGCTCCGGAGATTTTGCCGATGAATGACCTGCGACGGGCCCGTCTACCGGTGATCACCAATCTGGCTTGCGGTCTACGATTCCCGGGAGCCATCTCGGAGAGTCAGCTCTGCGTGGACGCAGACATGGGATCACCGTGTTCCGGCGATCAGGGCGGCCCAATGACGGTAACCGATCCCGACGGCAACAGTACCCTGATTGGAGTCTTCTCGTACGTTTCGATACTTGGCTGTAATTCGGGCTGGCCAGCGGTCTTCACTAGGGTTACGCCCCACTTGCAGTGGATTCAGTCAAATTCCAATGCCGTTATTTTAGATGATTTCGAGTTTTAA
- the LOC128736770 gene encoding brachyurin-like: MNYYFLLAAAFLFVTRAEWIDIDWSQVKPIEEFDHYWARLPAEWQFLRHHQTPNQRITNGREATPGQFPYQVALLSQFVDSTALCGGSILTNNYILTAAHCVEDALGGTAVVGAHNRMADEESQQRIGYGADGVILHPEYSVTDLRNDVALVHLNSAIEFNERVQPTRLPAADDNRTFSGMTGTVSGFGRTSDSVQTPSTVVMFTSNPIITQATCLGSWGSDSSLIQEQNICLSGAGGRSTCSGDSGSPLTVTSGGSILQVGIASFTSEMGCAIGIPSVFARVSFFREWIVANSDYS, encoded by the coding sequence ATGAATTACTATTTTTTACTTGCGGCCGCATTTTTGTTTGTTACTCGCGCTGAATGGATCGATATCGACTGGTCGCAGGTTAAACCGATCGAAGAATTCGACCATTATTGGGCACGTTTGCCGGCAGAGTGGCAATTTCTGCGTCACCATCAAACGCCAAATCAGCGCATTACCAATGGTCGCGAAGCGACTCCGGGGCAGTTTCCGTATCAGGTTGCCCTCCTCAGCCAGTTCGTTGATTCCACGGCCTTGTGTGGAGGATCAATATTGACCAACAACTACATTTTGACAGCAGCTCATTGTGTGGAGGATGCTCTCGGTGGAACGGCCGTCGTTGGTGCGCACAACCGGATGGCCGACGAGGAAAGTCAGCAGAGAATCGGCTACGGAGCGGATGGAGTTATTTTACATCCTGAGTACTCTGTAACAGACCTGAGGAACGATGTCGCGCTGGTTCATTTGAACAGCGCCATCGAGTTCAACGAGCGTGTTCAACCTACTCGTTTGCCGGCTGCCGACGATAATCGTACATTTTCCGGAATGACTGGAACCGTATCTGGATTTGGACGTACCTCAGATAGTGTCCAGACGCCCTCCACGGTGGTTATGTTTACTAGCAATCCGATTATAACGCAAGCGACTTGTTTGGGCAGTTGGGGCAGTGACAGTAGCCTCATTCAGGAGCAAAATATTTGCCTGTCCGGTGCGGGTGGTCGGTCAACGTGCAGCGGAGATTCCGGTAGCCCGCTAACGGTAACCAGTGGCGGTTCGATTCTGCAAGTTGGCATAGCCTCGTTTACTTCGGAAATGGGCTGTGCGATCGGAATACCGTCGGTCTTTGCTCGGGTTTCGTTTTTCCGAGAGTGGATTGTGGCTAATTCGGACTATTCATAG
- the LOC128736772 gene encoding brachyurin-like translates to MRFLLLVFLTLAVAFAIDTPNKDTRITGGDDAGENEFPFTVGILISGDEEHTFCAGVLVTPRFVLTTANCVIRQTMLTVLLGSSDITRMNQFLPVTHVRLHWNHSNTIINRADLALLTLARDATLGPSVAVARLPSRSQVGNTFNGFGATVIGWGLSGNRVDETVPVQHLQVVRNPIISNFVCGLSHSFITDEHVCTSGDNGGPCDGDEGGPVMITENGEPTVIAIHSFHFGRLRGCERGRSAVHTRLTEHLDWLVEHTGVEIRP, encoded by the exons ATGCGATTTTTGTTGCTAGTTTTCCTCACCCTAGCGGTGGCATTTGCCATCGATACACCGAACAAGGACACACGCATCACCGGCGGGGATGATGCCGGTGAGAATGAGTTCCCCTTCACGGTGGGAATTCTAATTTCCGGGGACGAAGAGCATACCTTCTGTGCGGGAGTTCTGGTAACGCCTCGCTTTGTCCTAACAACCGCGAACTGTGTGATTCG TCAAACAATGCTGACTGTGCTGCTGGGATCATCGGACATAACTCGCATGAACCAATTCCTACCGGTAACCCACGTTCGACTGCATTGGAACCACAGTAATACGATCATCAACCGTGCCGACTTGGCCCTGCTAACCCTTGCTCGTGATGCAACTTTAGGCCCTTCGGTTGCTGTGGCCCGCCTTCCGAGCCGATCCCAGGTTGGCAATACCTTTAATGGATTTGGAGCAACTGTGATCGGCTGGGGACTGTCGGGTAATCGAGTGGACGAAACCGTTCCCGTGCAGCACCTGCAGGTTGTTCGTAATCCAATCATCAGTAATTTCGTGTGCGGACTTTCTCATTCGTTCATAACGGATGAGCACGTGTGCACGTCTGGGGACAATGGAGGCCCGTGTGAT GGAGACGAAGGAGGACCGGTGATGATAACGGAGAATGGCGAGCCTACCGTGATCGCAATCCACTCGTTCCACTTCGGTCGCCTGCGAGGGTGTGAACGCGGTCGATCGGCTGTCCACACGCGCCTTACTGAGCACCTGGATTGGCTGGTGGAGCACACAGGTGTCGAGATAAGACCATGA
- the LOC128734375 gene encoding brachyurin-like has translation MKTLALLVGVFAVAAATSIDFSKVKRVEELDSFWAQLAPQLQMLRPSQTGPESRIVNGQEAQPNQFPYQALVLSFFADGNSGLCGGTVLSQNFVLTAAHCVQIGTVASHGTVVLGAHNRQVEEPTQQRFDFAAVNVHPSYVASLLRNDIATVRLASPVVFNDVVQPIDLPALSDSRTFAGMTGIISGFGRTSDETGSPASNVVMYTSNPILTNADCQSSWNAIIIQAQNICLSGDGGRSVCNGDSGGPLAVREDGRSLQVGIASFVHATGCASGFPAGFVRVSHYLSWIAENSDVTLRN, from the coding sequence ATGAAGACATTAGCTCTGTTAGTCGGCGTATTCGCAGTGGCGGCTGCCACTTCCATCGACTTCTCGAAGGTGAAGCGCGTCGAGGAGCTGGACTCGTTCTGGGCACAGCTGGCACCGCAACTGCAGATGCTACGTCCCTCGCAAACCGGCCCGGAAAGTCGAATCGTCAACGGTCAGGAGGCTCAACCGAATCAATTTCCATACCAAGCGCTGGTACTGAGCTTCTTTGCCGACGGAAACAGCGGATTGTGCGGTGGTACTGTATTGTCACAAAACTTCGTACTGACCGCTGCTCACTGCGTTCAGATCGGAACTGTGGCAAGCCATGGAACGGTGGTTCTCGGTGCCCATAATCGCCAAGTGGAGGAACCAACCCAGCAAAGGTTTGATTTTGCCGCGGTCAACGTTCACCCTAGTTATGTCGCATCATTGCTTCGCAATGACATTGCCACCGTACGCCTTGCCAGTCCTGTCGTATTCAACGATGTTGTACAACCGATTGATCTTCCTGCGCTGTCCGACAGCAGAACGTTCGCCGGAATGACTGGAATTATCTCCGGCTTTGGTAGGACTTCAGACGAAACGGGATCGCCTGCTTCCAATGTGGTGATGTACACCAGCAATCCGATTCTGACCAACGCCGATTGTCAATCGTCCTGGAATGCCATCATAATTCAAGCGCAGAACATTTGCCTCTCCGGTGACGGTGGCCGCTCGGTTTGCAACGGAGACTCCGGTGGCCCACTTGCCGTTCGGGAAGATGGCCGCAGCCTGCAGGTCGGTATTGCTTCGTTTGTGCATGCCACCGGATGTGCATCCGGTTTTCCGGCTGGATTTGTTCGAGTTTCACACTATCTGTCATGGATTGCGGAGAACTCTGATGTTACGTTGCGGAACTAA